The window CCATTGCCTGAATTCACTATGATTTCACTCAATTCCATAGTGATATTCTGAGTCTCAGGAGGGATTTGGACTTGACGCCTTCTCCACCGTTGTCTCGTCCTAAACCTGATAGTTTCCCCAAATCTATGAACGGATTCCTCAGTCAAATCAGCCAAATTGACATCTTCATTTGGAACCGAATTTGAAAGCGGCTCTGGAATAGGACCCAGATTCAAGTCAAGGTTCATTGCATCAAAGATTTCATCACCCATTACAAATTTATcaagaaaacgaaaaaaaggaaaaagaaaacccccAAATTTAACCCGAAACTTAGCGGCCTCAGGTTAGAAGAAACCCCAATGCCaccataaaattcaaatagcCTCAAAGCACGAGAGATCAACTCTGTCCCAGATGAACAAGCCCAGAAAGACCAATCCACCCTTTTCCAACAGCAAATCCCTCACAACACATCCTTTAATTCATCAAAGGCTAAAAAGCACTGCCAGAGAAGAATCCGTAGAGAAAACCCCAATTCTCTCAAACCAAATAAACCCAGTCGAAAAACAATAAACCCTCGATTGATTTCGCTATACGGTCAGTGACAAAAATTCACGAAATTTCATCAAGCTTAGCCTTAACCCCATCAATCCCAGTTCATCAAACGATAAAAGAAAAccagttttttccttttttcttttaatatatatatatagatatatatatatatatatatataatcccAATTCTAAACTGGGAAAGACAATTAGGGTTTATGGCAACAGCAcccaaacaacaaaattctCAAACCGATTctgaaaaagaattaagaaaacTGAACACCTGACTCAAGACGACTGCTCTTGATTCCATATCATTCAAATAAACCCCAAATTGTGTACCACTCAAAGCCAGGTGCGTTGAAGCAGATTCAGCATCGATCAGCGATCTGGTCCACAAAGAagcaaagaaaattataaaaaagaagtgagagagagaaaaagaaaatggagattATATtggaaatagaaatagaaaggAACAAAAATCATACGACGATGATGAAACGATGGATGGgatgaattgaaaaatgagGATTAAAGGGATCGAGCGGCTGAGAtacgaagaagaagatgtaTGTGGCGGCGTCGGATTGGCAGCACTAACTTAaatttcttcctcctcttcttcttctttcttgttgTTGAGTGAACAGTGAATTGAGTGATGAATGGTACAAACTACAACGAAAGAGATTTAAAAacacttctttcttttggcaATTCTTTTTACGTATCTTTCAGGATTGGATTTTTAGCAAAACTAACCttatgtttctaaatttatgCTAACATCTTCATCAcaccttctttctttctttctttctttcttttcattcttccaaccctaaattattattattttcttaattctggatttgttttcattttgttccATAAATATTCTATATTAGTTTCTGAACTATCATACACCTCTCTTAGCacaaatatatacttttactAATTagaatttaccattttttacatatgatattgtttttttttttaaaaaaaaattccaaattccaCACCACCCAAGTCAGCAGCATGttcgtaaaaaaaaaaaaaaggaataatgactataaactaaaatactaAATTCATTAAGAGGTTTTTTTCCCCCtagaaaaatagttattaacaAACGAAAAGAAGaacattaaaattgaatatgggCTTTGAGTGATCCATTGTCGTAGCACATCTATATGGGCCAGGCTGGGCTTTGAGTGATCCATAGGTCGCACCACATTTATTTTAGGTAATTATACCTAAtactaatttttataaatataacaaagtttatggataatatttataagattaTCAATAATGATGGACTGTTATTagtaaaaatgaagtttaccAAAGGAAAGGAGAGGGAGTGAGTGAATAAGAGATAAAGGAGTGGATGGAGGATTGTGagtttagaaaagaaaagaaaggaatgaaGGAGTGGTGTTTTATCCAGCAGTCAAAAACTGAGAGAGAAGAACACACAACAAAATCACTGACAACACAAACAATCTGATTCTGACCCATAAAAGTTATTCAACCAATTACTccaattctaaaatttaactaaattctctgtttcttccaattttgattttttttttcttttctaaaattaattccTACTCCTTTAGCTATGTTTTAAACCCCATTCCAActattttttcatcatttcactcatatttattttcattagatggagatttatatatttttcatccaCCTCAAGAATTCGAACTTTTGCTTATAATTGTGGAGTGAGggagaaaatagagaaaaaaagaaaaggaaaagagatgAGTGGGTCCCCATCAAATGGGAGCGTAGGCCTCgtcttaattaaataaatataaaaagaaaaggaaacgaTAAAACTACCCACTTGCATCACCCTCTCCTCTCCCTCCGTACTCTCCACTCTGCTCCTCCGATTCCCCATTCCCCCTTTACCTGCTACCTTCTCTTCCGGTTTCCCCCCCCGGTGCAACTCACAATTAAAaccatacacacacacacacacactccCTCACAAAAATCCCATTCCCCAAATTCTCCCCCAAGATAAGACCATCCCCCTCTAGTTACTTCTTCCTTTCCGATCACTTCCCCCGATATGCGAATCAGAAAACGCCAGCTCCCATTACCCaccttctcttctctctcagATCCCCCGGTGCAACTCCCTCTCCCCTCCTCCGATCCTCCCATTAATCCCTTGGTTAGTATATTCATTTCCATCTACCTCcgatttctctcttctctttttctttttcttcaattgcaCCCCACGATTTCTTTACACTACTAACACACCGCCCACCctcttctcaattttttttacatctaTCACTCATCATTCATTCATGGGGGTTATTCTCCCATTTTTCTCTACTGTAGGACAATAATCAGAAGCAGAAGCTGCTCCAACAATATGATTCCAGGTACCCATTAACTCAAATCTCCCCCCCCTCcctatttctttcttcctccaacaattagtaaaaaagttttcttttttcttttttcttttttattggtATCCAATCAGAATAGAGGGGAAAAGAAAGGGGGGCAAGTGGAAATACTGTtgggatatttttttttatatacatatatttcatTAGTCTATTGTGCGCTCATGGGCTCTGCATGTTCTTCTTCACTATAAATGGTCCACACCCTCCCCTTTCCTCTGATCACTTACCAGTAATTAATTGTACACTTtacatattctttttgttttccttacgattaattgtttttttttttttttttttttgcattacATGAGTACCTCAGCTATGGGTTGTgatcactttttcttttctctttggtTTTTAGGGAAACTATTTTGATTGGTGCAGAAACAATTAATAATGCCCTTCTTCCAcattcttcctcttcttcctctcaagGTTAATACCTTTCTTGTcccttttaatttaacttactcTTTCGCTATTTGGCTACCTACTGCACTGcacccatttttcatttttcatttatattatattctcatttattcaattataCTTTTTCTGTTGTGAGATTTTGTATGTTTAATTCATATGGAAGGTCTTGTTTTGggctctttttctttttgaactttGTGATTGATGGTGGGAATTATattcttgtttaatttgtttatatatatatgtgtgtgtgttctTGTATTAGTTGTGCTTATGTTTGATGTAGTAGGTGGTGGGAGATGGTGCGAGAAGGAGAAGGCGTTTCCattaaagaagagaagagggaGCTTTGAGAGGTCAAGTGACGAGGATAATGACGATCACAGCAAAGATAGTGATCATCAAGTTGCCACCAAGCTGCAGGatgagaagaagatgatgaagacgAAGATGAACAAGAAATGTACATTGTCACAGAAGCAATCTAAAGTGGGTCTAGACGCTGTTGTCGGGAAAAAGAGGTCAAGAGGTGGTGCGTTAATGGAGGGATCTCGGTGTAGTCGTGTCAATGGACGAGGATGGCGATGCTGCCAACAAACTCTTGTTGGTTATTCTCTCTGTGAACATCACTTGGGTAAAGGTCGTCTTCGTAGCATGAACAACGTTCGCAACCGCTCGTTGGTTGCTGCTACACCCAAGAACATCGTCGTTGTTGAGAAAGACGAGAAGAagccatctccatctccacctCCATCTCCATTCCCATCATCACCACCACCTCCTTCATCATTCTCGTTGACTAGTAAGAAGAGAATGAAACTGGGTGTGGTGAAAGCAAGGTCAATGAGTAGCTTGCTCGGCCAACCCGAAGCCATGGCCGTGGCAACACCGCTGTCTCCGCCATCCACGTTGCATGATGACAACATTGACAAGTAAACTACTACATCTGTTACATAGATAACAGCTTCCTGATCTTTCCCTAAATTTTCAGTTTCTGTTCTTTCGATGGTATTTGGAAAAGTTTCTatttagattgttttttttgtaaagagTGTTAATAGGAAaagttgatattatatatcataattgtattgttttatgtatttggacaattgaacatatatattatatatattaatgtgtATACTACGTTTGTTTATATAGCAAATACTATGTGTGTGGatgaagaaaatcaattaaattaagcaATATTAGAAAGAGCAAAACatcccatttttctttttcgtttagaagaattttcatatatatgatTAGATACGATATTATACACATGAATTAATAATGttgatatgatatgatatgatatgttTGTTAATAGGAAGATTAAGATGgttaatggaaaattttgtttgtttgttgagaGTTGAGAGGAATAATAATGGGATTCCGTTTTGGAGAGGAAATTGATAATTcccaaatttccaaaaaagaaaaaaaagaatagaggggttagttttaattaatacgTCTTTCGTTTTTCCTAAATGCAAAAACCTAATCCTTGCGTGTGCTACAATGCAATATTGGAAGTGGATGTGATGAAAAGAAGAATACGtctcaaaattagaaacaaaaattagtaaaacTGAAAAgatagtttgtattttttaattgttttctttttatgatattCACCTTTTTATgcgattttttaaataatatatatacactataacTTATATAATTCAAcatgttaaaaatataaagttaacttttcttttttatacaaCGAATTATTTGTCCATAATATATCAAGTAAATGAAGAAGATATTCAGTCTCtcttatataattaaatgaaaacaatttgGTAGTATATTGacttaatttattgtttttttttaaaaaaatatttttcaaatttttatcatttacaatCGTTTTATGGTTAAAAATGAGGATGAGAGAGTAGGTGGAAAAGTCCAAGAATCAAAATAGGGGCTTCAATCATTATCCAAATTGAATGATGGGAATTGTTTTACACAATACCTTTTTttcaaggaaaagaaaaaaaaattagatattttgttAGAATGAAAGAAGGTTGATGAGAAATATTATATTAGAagctttaattattattattattattattatttagttaaacTTAATGAAAATGGTCATAAATCCATGTCGGGGGGTAGTAGGGCTTTGAATTTGCCCTATAAACTTCATATCTTTCGAATACCTAATTAACCATACCATATTAGTTTAAtatcatgtttttaattaagacATTAGGTTTCagattcttcctttttaatttgCACATgcttatgaaatttattttcattgaaaaatgaCCAAATTGTGGgtcatttgaaattaaattcacaTTCATATGGGAGTAGGTTAATATATTGGAAATTATtcctaaaaattcaaacttcaatGCAAAATCATTATATTCTATTTACACACCTACCAGGGGCAatgtattaattataatatagtcgactatttaataaaatatgatttgatgTTCAAGATGGATGAAGGTGAAAAAGTGATTACATAACACAGtacataaaatgaaatgacaTGTTGAACAACAAATAATAGAATTGTGAGGTTAAAGAAGGTTGACCCGAGTTCATGTTGTGCTTGGCTCAAGATGTGACCAAGGTGAAGCCAATAGAAAGATGTCTCTCTTGCATGCCGTATTCCGATAATTCTAGTTTAGTTCAAAAACAATATTCCTAGACAGTTCTACTTCTATGAATACAATGCATTATAGTATTATAAAAGATAGTTGCATACTCCATTCTCAAATTCTTAACTTGCCACCCTTATTTACTTTCTAACTTAAAAGTATCAAAGCTTGTATGAAAACCTTCTAAAAGCATGTCACgctcttcttctttgatatCAACCTGTGGCTTGTTGTTGCAACcctcttttccctttttccccCTCCTACTCCATTACTTTATTTACTTCacaagtgaaaaaagaaagggtaaAAATGTTCgtaaaaagttataattaatttagatcCGGCCCTACGAATTGAATTggtccaaaatttaaatgtacGTATAATACGTATATTCTCTCCCCatattaaactttatattatatatatgtatacactTTATATTCCATTAAGAAAAAGggataaacaaaaatgagaaaaggaaaagggggTTTtgttttagagagaataaagaaggaagaaacaaCAAGTGGTGGTGGGAATGCGAGTCTTGTAAACGACACTCTAAAATGTCACACTCTCTCGTGGTAGGACCCTCCGATTAAACCCCCACCCCCTCCTCATTAACAAccctaattaattatctaTAACACTACATATAATTCAACTTACATTACGTTAATTTTCCtctcattttattataactttctatatattcttgtgtattgttataaatcaatcaataattatatatataaaaaaatcatttttacttaatttaattaattaacttataaCTCTCAACCTAACCTAAGTGAGAAGTGTGGAGTAAAAGCcaagaaaattatttgtcctatatatatatatatattgtttaacaCTGTTCCTCCAggaatcactttttttttcctccctaaCTCCACCTAATTTAACCCTTAATTCCTACTCTAAATTTGccattaattaagattattatattttctaaaaacgAAGTATGAGATGTTATTTTTATGAGATACAAATACTGTAGGCTCTCAacattttttacatatataatgATGATTTGTTGGAGTGTGATAGAGACAACTTACCTTCAACTATATTCTTTTAGTTGTTActtaactttttcaaaaaataatctcAAAATAACTTGAATCATCTAATATTTGATGCTAGTATGCATTGAGTTTGTTGCTCGATCAACCACGTCAAATTAGATTTCTAGGGGATGTGTGCTTGTGGAGGTTCAGGGAAAACATATAACACTTTGAACGATAAGGttagaaataaaatggtatttgatatatgtgttttgaaaattctctctagtaaaagaattttttttttatttgtgaaaataattaatacatGATTAGTGAACTCTTTATAGTTTTACCGtttcatgttttctttatttgccGATTTCGtaacaatttatatatatataaataaataaaagatgaacaaatttttttctccatagaaacatttttttaagaaaagattaaatttaagaaataaaactaatcatctaataaaaaaataaattggagactattattaatatt of the Cucumis sativus cultivar 9930 chromosome 3, Cucumber_9930_V3, whole genome shotgun sequence genome contains:
- the LOC101223014 gene encoding uncharacterized protein LOC101223014 isoform X1: MRIRKRQLPLPTFSSLSDPPVQLPLPSSDPPINPLDNNQKQKLLQQYDSRETILIGAETINNALLPHSSSSSSQVGGGRWCEKEKAFPLKKRRGSFERSSDEDNDDHSKDSDHQVATKLQDEKKMMKTKMNKKCTLSQKQSKVGLDAVVGKKRSRGGALMEGSRCSRVNGRGWRCCQQTLVGYSLCEHHLGKGRLRSMNNVRNRSLVAATPKNIVVVEKDEKKPSPSPPPSPFPSSPPPPSSFSLTSKKRMKLGVVKARSMSSLLGQPEAMAVATPLSPPSTLHDDNIDK
- the LOC101223014 gene encoding uncharacterized protein LOC101223014 isoform X2, which produces MRIRKRQLPLPTFSSLSDPPVQLPLPSSDPPINPLDNNQKQKLLQQYDSRETILIGAETINNALLPHSSSSSSQGGGRWCEKEKAFPLKKRRGSFERSSDEDNDDHSKDSDHQVATKLQDEKKMMKTKMNKKCTLSQKQSKVGLDAVVGKKRSRGGALMEGSRCSRVNGRGWRCCQQTLVGYSLCEHHLGKGRLRSMNNVRNRSLVAATPKNIVVVEKDEKKPSPSPPPSPFPSSPPPPSSFSLTSKKRMKLGVVKARSMSSLLGQPEAMAVATPLSPPSTLHDDNIDK